The Leptospira brenneri genomic sequence CAGATAAAAGTAGCAAACAACCGGAGAATGTCCCAGGGAAATACTATGTCGACCAGACCTGTGTTCCTTGTAACGACTGCATCAAGGAAGCCCCTGGTTTACTCCAATACAGCTCGGATGAAAGCCATATTTTCTTCAAAAACCAACCAACAACTCCCGCTGAAGAAAAACAGGCGAAAGCTGCAATGGCCATGTGTCCAGTGGACGCAATTGGCGATGACGGCGAATAATTAAGAATTATAGAATATTCTGATATTTTCAGCCAC encodes the following:
- a CDS encoding ferredoxin, whose protein sequence is MADKSSKQPENVPGKYYVDQTCVPCNDCIKEAPGLLQYSSDESHIFFKNQPTTPAEEKQAKAAMAMCPVDAIGDDGE